The following are from one region of the Pocillopora verrucosa isolate sample1 chromosome 3, ASM3666991v2, whole genome shotgun sequence genome:
- the LOC131800317 gene encoding uncharacterized protein, giving the protein MKRLFRALTDTSCQKRRKRKQRKTKHSNHLNETMGACLDLQSSAPLKILLVPCESQPSSATRYWIVDTRKQGKIPFFGSNRCKIVQHMGNRVTEPFHGHVTTREGRTIIKGILTDGAVEGKYFELVLQASPQQLNQPYRKNSARKASLCGFLQRSTKDEFGSFEETHDAFLHTEGETSEVFDTQEEILTFAEEKVS; this is encoded by the coding sequence ATGAAACGTTTATTCCGCGCGCTCACAGATACCAGTTGTCAAAAGCGCcggaaaagaaagcaaagaaaaacaaagcactCTAACCATTTGAATGAAACAATGGGAGCATGTCTGGACTTGCAGAGCTCTGCCCCTCTAAAAATTCTGCTGGTTCCATGCGAATCTCAACCGTCTTCTGCAACAAGGTACTGGATTGTGGATACAAGAAAACAGGGCAAAATTCCCTTCTTTGGGTCTAACAGGTGCAAAATTGTGCAACATATGGGCAACAGAGTTACGGAGCCCTTTCATGGACATGTCACGACGAGAGAAGGACGAACTATCATTAAAGGAATTTTAACAGACGGAGCCGTtgaagggaaatattttgaacTCGTGTTGCAAGCTTCTCCGCAACAACTAAACCAACCCTACCGGAAAAATTCTGCAAGAAAAGCTTCATTGTGCGGATTTCTTCAGCGCAGTACAAAAGATGAATTTGGTTCATTCGAGGAGACACATGACGCATTTTTACATACAGAGGGGGAAACCAGCGAAGTTTTTGACACACAAGAAGAAATTCTGACATTTGCAGAGGAAAAAGTTTCCTAA
- the LOC131800290 gene encoding dolichol-phosphate mannosyltransferase subunit 1-like, whose translation MADNEDKYSILLPTYNERENLPLIVWLIVKAFSECGYDYEIIIIDDGSPDGTQEAAKQLENIYGTDIIRLKPRPSKLGLGTAYIHGMKHATGNFVIIMDADLSHHPKFIPEFIRKQKEGDYDIVSGTRYIGDGGVFGWDLRRKLISRGANYLTQVLLRPGASDLTGSFRLYKKKVLGNLVDACVSKGFIFQMEMIVRARQFGYTIGEVPITFVDRVYGESKLGGSEVVSFAKGLLYLFATT comes from the exons atggcggacaaCGAAGATAAATACTCTATTTTGCTACCCACATATAACGAGCGAGAAAACCTACCCTTGATCGTGTGGTTGATTGTGAAGGCTTTTTCAGAGTG tgGGTATGattatgaaataataattatcgACGATGGAAGTCCAGACGGTACCCAAGAGGCAGCCAAACAACTGGAAAATATTTATGGAACTGATATAATT CGGTTAAAACCAAGACCGAGCAAGCTTGGCCTGG GTACTGCATACATTCATGGAATGAAACATGCAACTGGGAACTTTGTAATTATCATGGATGCCGATTTATCTCATCAT CCAAAATTTATTCCAGAATTCATCAG AAAGCAGAAGGAAGGAGACTATGACATTGTATCTGGAACAAGGTATATTGGAGATGGAGGAGTGTTTGGCTGGGATTTAAGAAGAAAACTGATAAG CCGTGGGGCAAATTATCTGACACAGGTGCTTCTCAGGCCTGGTGCATCTGATCTGACAGGAAGTTTTAG ATTATACAAAAAGAAAGTGCTCGGGAACTTGGTGGATGCCTGTGTTTCCAAAGGATTTATCTTTCAGATGGAAATGATTGTGCGTGCAAGGCAGTTTGGTTACACCATAGGAGAG GTCCCTATCACATTTGTGGATCGTGTTTATGGTGAATCTAAACTTGGTGGTAGTGAAGTGGTCTCTTTTGCCAAGGGACTCCTTTATCTGTTTGCTACTACATAA
- the LOC131800288 gene encoding engulfment and cell motility protein 1-like gives MSVRSGPAQVKLAIERKGQLPLLTTFDQSRPLDEIIREICTNWSIKTPEEYAFQYSDYNCYITEENRNGIKNGAVLKLTLSPAKLAQDVVERLESTVHEERRNALATLSSISEDPTFASEFIKRNGLGLLINMVEGKPESDESLAHCLTSFQELMDHGEVSWDFLTKGFIKNLTVFVNKKNPPVDPTVLKRCLSILEAVCTNSPTFYPLVEKEVVFEHLILHLQNSNQDIQLNAIALLNSLFMRTTNKRQFVDTLSKKGVRTYIMNDIIRGGKSMRSEMEHQLYVYQSLIFRSLLVDMSLIKGNAQNQSLFESLNTLRQVVFESDIVAASSGRPLSQAGELSKDFKRLGFVDIDTPANDFSEAPPGLLPLHTMVYFARKHEEQYVKVILENHARGDDYECPFARTSIALTKMLCDVLEINAEPPSDSGKEYYPIFFTMDFAFEEFFCICIQLLNKTWKEMRATSGDFNRVMQVVKDQICRALKERHLSMELFRTNVFNVGYSQIVKILQDEIQARNIMELKAKPVVELREQVLPELKELVKQQRLDQLIQGALFDKNPGRGRGRDRYWYCRLSPNLKFLHYGDCQEGQTPSLENLPNKFSIAKVKNLLVGKDCPHSKDRKIGKTFVPFCFSLMYESEAEEKHLDFIAATQIIFANWTDGLATLLNKEMPSKESHEELETLLNMEMKLRLLDLENITIPETPPPIPADPPNFNFVYDFS, from the exons ATGTCTGTTCGTAGTGGTCCAGCGCAGGTGAAGTTGGCCATCGAAAGAAAAGGACAACTTCCCTTGCTTACAACTTTTGATCAG AGTCGACCATTAGACGAAATTATAAGGGAAATCTGCACAAA TTGGTCCATAAAAACCCCAGAGGAGTATGCTTTTCAGTATTCTGACTATAACTGTTACATAACTGAGGAG AACCGCAATGGAATAAAGAATGGTGCTGTACTGAAACTCACACTCTCGCCG GCTAAGCTTGCACAAGATGTTGTTGAGCGTCTGGAGTCAACTGTTCACGAGGAAAGAAGAAATGCTTTAGCAACACTATCCAGTATCTCAGAG GATCCAACCTTTGCCAGTGAGTTTATAAAACGAAATGGTCTGGGGCTCCTTATCAACATGGTGGAGGGAAAACCAGA GAGTGATGAGTCCTTGGCTCACTGCCTGACCTCTTTTCAAGAGCTGATGGATCATGGTGAAGTTTCATGGGATTTCCTTACAAAAGGATTCATTAAAAAT TTGACAGTCTTTGTAAACAAGAAGAATCCGCCTGTGGACCCTACTGTGCTCAAAAGATGTCTATCTATCTTAGAAGCAGTGTGTACAAACAG CCCAACATTTTATCCACTTGTAGAAAAAGAAGTGGTATTTGAGCATCTTATTCTTCATCTGCAAAA CTCAAATCAAGATATTCAGCTGAATGCTATAGCACTCCTAAACAGCTTGTTCATGCGTACAACAAATAAAAGA caatttgTAGATACACTATCAAAGAAAGGAGTAAGAACATATATTATGAAC gataTTATTCGCGGTGGAAAGAGCATGAGAAGTGAAATGGAACATCAGCTGTACGTGTACCAGTCCCTCATATTCCGATCTCTTTTGGTAGACATGTCTCTTATTAAAGGAAATGCCCAGAACCAG agtcTTTTCGAAAGTCTTAACACCTTGCGGCAAGTAGTGTTTGAATCAGATATTGTGGCCGCGAGCTCAGGAAGACCTCTTTCACAAGCGGGAGAACTTTCCAAAGACTTCAAGAGACTTGGGTTTGTG GACATTGACACACCAGCAAATGACTTCAGCGAAGCACCCCCTGGCCTTCTTCCTCTTCATACAATGGTTTACTTTGCACGGAAACACGAGGAACAATATGTCAAG GTCATTTTAGAAAACCATGCTCGAGGTGACGACTATGAGTGCCCGTTTGCTCGCACCAGTATTGCTCTTACCAAAATGTTGTGTGATGTACTGGAAATCAATGCAGAACCAC CGTCAGATTCCGGTAAGGAGTACTACCCGATATTTTTCACAATGGACTTTGCATTTGAGGAATTCTTTTGCATCTGTATTCAACTTCTGAATAAGACGTGGAAAGAGATGAGAGCCACTTCAGGAGATTTCAACCGTGTTATGCAAGTGGTTAAGGACCAGATTTGTAGAGCGCTCAAAGAGAGACATCTCTCCATGGAATTGTTTAGG ACAAACGTGTTCAACGTAGGATATTCGCAAATTGTTAAAATTCTACAAGACGAAATTCAAGCAAGGAACATCATGGAGCTCAAGGCTAAACCTGTCGT AGAACTTAGAGAACAAGTTCTGCCAGAACTAAAAGAATTAGTCAAACAACAG AGATTGGATCAACTCATCCAGGGAGCCCTGTTTGACAAAAACCCAGGGAGAGGACGAGGACGAG ATAGATACTGGTATTGTCGGCTGTCACCcaatttaaaatttctgcaTTATGGCGACTGTCAAGAAGGACAAACGCCTTCGTTGGAGAATCTTCCAAACAAAT TTTCGATTGCTAAAGTTAAAAATCTACTGGTTGGAAAGGATTGTCCTCATAGCAAAGATCGCAAAATCGGCAAA ACGTTTGTcccattttgtttttctctaatGTACGAGTCTGAAGCAGAAGAAAAACATCTTGATTTCATCGCAGCGACCCAAATAATC TTCGCCAATTGGACAGACGGCTTGGCAACGCTTCTTAACAAAGAG ATGCCGTCAAAAGAGTCACATGAAGAGTTGGAGACCCTCCTAAATATGGAAATGAAATTGAGACTATTGGATTTGGAGAATATAACTATCCCCGAAACTCCGCCTCCCATACCCGCCGACCCCCCgaattttaactttgtttacGACTTTAGTTAG
- the LOC131768278 gene encoding thiamine-triphosphatase-like, with the protein MAAEWMSGSPLSSSQMIEVESKFRVPPDFEKVLELKGAKLMRQTTFTDVYFDAPNHELSLNGYWLRKRNNKWELKIQKLKIERWIESNREIEDENEIINEIVTRLRSFYPNIDRDYTSVEEIVQRTSCKQIACITTNRAVYEMPNRVVVDLDQASFGYQVGELEVVVSNEKNVDAAKETIQRTAELLGIECRSDIPSKLEKYIFSNCRSHHEQLVKCGFFVKQLK; encoded by the exons ATGGCGGCAGAATGGATGAGCGGAAGTCCCTTATCTTCTTCTCAAATGATCGAAGTAGAAAGCAAATTTCGTGTACCACCAGACTTTGAGAAAGTTCTGGAATTGAAAGGAGCAAAACTTATGCGACAAACCACTTTCACCGATGTTTACTTCGACGCACCAAACCACGAACTGTCGCTTAATGGTTACTGGCTGCGGAAGCGAAATAATAAATGGGAACTTAAAATTCAGAAACTGAAAATTGAACGGTGGATCGAAAGTAACCGCGAGATAGAAgacgaaaatgaaattataaatgAAATTGTGACGAGGCTGCGCTCTTTCTACCCAAATATTGACAGAGATTACACGTCTGTCGAGGAGATAGTGCAAAGAACATCCTGTAAACAGATTGCATGTATTACAACGAATAGAGCTGTGTATGAGATGCCAAACAGAGTTGTAGTTGATTTAGATCAGGCAAGCTTTGGGTATCAAGTTGGTGAATTGGAGGTTGTAGTGTCAAATGAGAAAAACGTTGATGCCGCAAAAGAAACTATTCAAAGAACTGCAGAACTTCTTG gCATAGAATGCAGATCAGACATTCCCAGCAAACTGGAGAAGTACATTTTCAGTAATTGCAGAAGTCATCATGAACAACTTGTTAAATGTGGATTCTTTGTAAAACAGCTGAAATAA